In Candidatus Binatia bacterium, the sequence GCAGCCTCAACGGTATGCGCGTGAGCCGCTGGCCCAAACACGCTCGCGAGAGGCTCACACGCCCAAGCCGGTCGGCCGCGCGTTACGCATACAGCAGCCGGCCCTTCGGCTCTGGGATGGTGCGCCCGAGTTCACCTGCCGTTTCGATCCACTCGCCAATGATTACCTCGATGTTCGCGAGAGCCTGCTTGTATGTCGCACCATCAGCGGCGCAACCCGGCAACTCGGGAACCTCGGCGATGTAAGCCTGATCGTCGTCGCTCCAGTATATGATGATTTCGTACTTGCACTTACTTCG encodes:
- a CDS encoding type II toxin-antitoxin system HicB family antitoxin; this encodes MRSKCKYEIIIYWSDDDQAYIAEVPELPGCAADGATYKQALANIEVIIGEWIETAGELGRTIPEPKGRLLYA